The Rhodoferax ferrireducens T118 DNA segment AGGAACACCAACCCACCCTCACCTATCTGGCCTACCCCAACAACCCCACGGCCAATTTGTGGAATGACGCGGTGATCGAGAGCGTCATCGAAGCAGCGGGTGCGCAAGGCGGCCTGGTGGTCATCGACGAAGCCTACCAGCCGTTTTCCAGCAAAAGCTACATCGACCGGCTGGCGCGGCATCACCACGTGCTGCTGCTGCGAACGCTCTCCAAATTTGGGCTGGCCGGTATCCGCCTGGGTTACCTGATGGGCCGGCGCGAGTTGATCGCCGAGATCGACAAGGTGCGCCCGCCCTACAACGTGAGCGTTTTGAATTGCGAGTGCGCCCTGTTTGCGCTCGAACACCAGGAAGTATTTGCAGCGCAAGCCCTTGATCTGCGGGCCCAACGTGCTCTTCTTTTTGAAGAGTTGGCCAAGTTGCCCGGCGTGCACGCCTACCCCAGCGAGGCCAACATGTTGCTGGTGCGCGTACCTGACGCGCAAAAGACCTTTGAAGGCATGCGATTGCGCAAGGTGCTGGTCAAGAATGTCTCCACCCTGCACCCCTTGCTGGCCAACTGCCTGCGTTTGACGGTGGGAACAAAGGATGAAAACCAGCAGATGCTGGCGGCGCTGCGAAACTGCCTCTGAACGCGCCACAACTTTCACGTTAACATTCACGCTTATGTCCACGCCCATCGCTCTTGTGCCCGCGCGCACCGCCGAAGTCACTCGCAACACTGCCGAGACCCGCATCACCGTCAAGGTCAACCTCGACGGCAGCGGTCAATCGCATCTATCGACCGGCATCGGTTTTTTTGACCACATGCTCGACCAGATCGCGCGCCACGGCCTGATCGACCTCGACATCCAGGCCACCGGGGACCTGCACATCGACGGCCACCACACGGTCGAAGACGTGGGCATCACGCTCGGGCAAGCGGTCCATCAGGCTGTTGGCGACAAAAAAGGCATACGCCGTTACGGCCATGCTTATGTGCCGCTGGACGAGGCCTTGAGTCGCGTGGTGATCGATTTTTCCGGCCGTCCCGGCTTGGTGATGGACGTGCCGTTCAAGAGCGGCATGATCGGCACTTTCGATGCCCAACTGGCGCATGAGTTTTTTCAGGGCTTTGTCAACCACGCGTTTGTGACGCTGCACATTGACAACCTGAAGGGCGAGAACGCGCACCACCAGGCCGAGACCGTGTTCAAGGCCTTCGCCCGCGCCCTGCGCGCCGCGCTGGAGTTCGATCCGCGCGCCTTGGGGCAAATTCCCTCGACCAAAGGCACATTGTAGTTTTACAAGCCAAATAGGCCTCTAGCCCCCGTCCCTATTGCGTAAGCAGCTATGAATTCAGTAGTTACAAGTGTGTCTGGCAAGACCGTGGCGGTGGTCGACTACGGCATGGGCAATTTGCGTTCGGTGTCCCAAGCGGTGCAAGCAGCGGCGGCTGGCACCGGGTTTCAGGTGATCATCACCGCCCACCCCGATGAAGTGCGCGCAGCCGAACGCGTCGTGTTACCCGGCCAGGGCGCCATGCCCGACTGCATGCGTGAGCTGCGTGAATCGGGTTTGCAAGCCTCGGTGCTGGAAGCTGCCGCCCATAAGCCCCTGTTTGGCGTCTGCGTCGGCATGCAAATGCTGCTTGACCACAGCGCCGAGGGCGACACACCTGGCTTGGGCTTGATCCACGGCGAGGTGCTCAAATTTGAATTAGCCGACCGGTTACAGCCCGATGGCAGCCGTTACAAGGTGCCGCAAATGGGCTGGAACCAGGTCTGGCGCAACAACCACGGTGGCCCGCCGCACCCGGTGTGGGGCGACGTGCCGGACGGCAGCTACTTCTACTTTGTACACAGTTACTACGCCCAACCGTCAGATGCGCGCCACAGCGTGGGCGAGACCGACTATGGGCAACGCTTCAGTTCAGCCATTGCGCGCGATAATATTTTTGCCACCCAATTTCATCCTGAAAAAAGCGCCGAGCACGGTCTAGCCCTCTACCGCAATTTCCTTCACTGGAACCCTTGATTCCATTACTACTTCAATGCGATACGCCGTTGCACCGCCTTGCCGCGCCAAAGCGCTGTCGACGGCGATGCGCCTAGTCTCGCATCGAATTAGCGATGGAATTAGCGTTTTCACAGCCCTTTTCCTCCACCCACTCGAAGCATCATGCTTTTAATCCCTGCAATTGACTTAAAAGACGGCCACTGTGTACGCCTCAAACAAGGCGACATGGATCAATCCACCACTTTCAGCGAAGAGCCATTCGTCATGGCACGCAACTGGGTCGATAAAGGCGCCCGCCGCCTGCATCTGGTTGATTTGAATGGTGCTTTTGCCGGGCATCCCAAGAACGAGCTGGCGATTCGGAAAATTCTGAAAGACGTGGGCAGCGAGGTGGATGTGCAGTTGGGCGGCGGCATTCGCGACCTTGACACCATCGAGCGTTATCTGGATGCCGGCCTGCGCTATGTGATCATCGGCACGGCCGCGGTCAAAAATCCTGGCTTTTTGCAGGACGCCTGCACCGCCTTTGGCGGCCACATCATCGTTGGCCTGGATGCGCGCGACGGCAAGATCGCCACCGACGGCTGGAGCAAACTGACCCGCCACGACGTGGTGGACCTGGCCAAGAAGTTTGAAGACTACGGCGTCGAATCCATCATCTACACCGACATCAGCCGCGACGGCATGCTCAGCGGCATCAACATTGAGGCCACCGTTCGTCTGGCACAGGCGCTGACCATTCCGGTGATTGCCTCCGGCGGTCTGTCTGGCATGGCCGACATTGAAGCGCTGTGTGCGGTCGAAAACGAAGGTATTGAGGGTGTGATCTGCGGCCGTGCCATTTACAGCGGCGACCTCGATTTTGAAGCCGCGCAGGAGCGGGCCAATGAGCTCAACGGCTAAACGGCGGACTACATAGTGCTCGCCAAACGCATCATCCCCTGCCTCGATGTCACCGGCGGCCGAGTCGTCAAAGGTGTCAATTTTGTCGAGCTGCGCGACGCCGGCGACCCGGTGGAAATCGCGGCGCGCTACAACGATCAAGGCGCTGATGAACTGACGTTCCTGGACATCACCGCCACCAGTGACGGGCGCGACCTGATTCTGCACATCATTGAGGCGGTCGCCAGCCAGGTGTTCATTCCCTTGACGGTGGGTGGTGGCGTGCGCACGGTGGACGATGTGCGCCGCCTGCTCAACGCCGGGGCCGACAAGACCAGCTTCAACTCAGCGGCCATAGCGAACCCGCAGGTGATCCGGGACGCCTCGCGCAAGTACGGCGCCCAGTGCATCGTGGTGGCCATCGACGCCAAGCGCCGCCTGGCAACCGATGTCGGTCGACTCGATGCCAACGGTCAGGCAGTGGGTGAGGGTTGGGACGTTTACAGCCACGGTGGGCGCAAGAACACCGGTCTGGACGCCGTGATCTGGGCACGCCTGATGGCCGAGCTCGGTGCCGGTGAAATTTTGCTCACCAGCATGGACCGCGACGGCACCAAGGCTGGTTTTGACCTGGCCCTGACACGCGCCGTGAGCGACGCGGTCAGCGTGCCGGTGATTGCCTCGGGCGGTGTCGGCACGCTGGACCATCTGGCCGACGGCATCCAGATCGGGGGGGCTGACGCGGTGCTGGCCGCCAGCATCTTCCATTACGGCGAGTTCACCGTGGCGCAAGCCAAGGCGCACATGGCCGCGCGCGGCATACCGGTCAGAATATAAAGACATTTTGGCCTTTAGCCCCCGTCAGCGCTGCGTGAGCAGCTATTCATTTAATAGTAAAAATCACTCTCGGACAAGGCCCTCATGAACTGGCTCGATGAACTCAAATGGGACTCGCAAGGCCTGATGCCGGCGATTGCGCAAGAACAAGGCAGCAACGACGTGCTGATGCTGGCCTGGATGAACCGCGAGGCCCTGCAAAAAACGGCTGAGCTGGGCCGGGCCGTGTACTTCAGCCGCTCGCGCAATAAACTGTGGTTCAAGGGCGAAGAGTCCGGCCACGTGCAAATAGTGCATGAAATTCGCATCGACTGCGACCAGGACGTGATTTTGCTCAAGGTCACGCAGACCGGCCACACACCCGGCATTGCCTGCCACACCGGGCGCCACAGTTGTTTCTACCGGGTGTATGAAAATGGCGAGTGGAAAGTTACCGATCCGGTCTTGAAAGACCCGCAAACCATCTACAAATAGGCGTTCATGACAGCCAACACTTCAACTTCTGACACCTTGGCCCATCTGGCACGGGTCATCGAGAGCCGGCTGCCGCAAAACGGCGGTGACCCGGACACCAGTTATGTCGCACGCCTGCTGCACAAAGGGCCTAATGCGTTCCTGAAAAAAATCGGCGAGGAAGCGACCGAGGTCGTGATGGCCGCCAAAGACGCGGATAACGGCGGCGACAAGACAAAAGTCGTCTACGAAGTGGCTGATCTGTGGTTTCACTGCATGATTGCGCTGGCGCACTATGGCCTGAGCCCGGCCGATGTGGTGGTTGAGCTGGACCGGCGCGCGGGAACCAGCGGCATCGAAGAGAAAGCCATGCGCAAGGTGACCGCGCGTGAAGACGAACAACCCGGAGCCGCGCAATGACCCAGGACTATTCCAACCCCGACAACAACCCTGATCTGGACCGCGCCAAGCTGCTGGAGCTGCAATCGCTCAACACCATCGGAACCATCAGCTACATCCTGCACCTGATCGTGGCCATTGGCGCCCTGATTCCGGGCGGCCAGTTTGGCCCGGTGCTGCTGATCGTCGCCCTGGTGATTGACCTGGTGAAGCGCTCGGACGCCGAGGGCACCTGGCACGCCTCGCACTTCTCCTGGCGCATCCGCACCGTCATCATTGCCGCCTTGCTTTATCTGGTGACAGCACCCTTGTGGCTGCTCTTTTATATACCCGGCTGGATCGCCTGGCTGGTCATTTCAGCCTGGTTTCTGTACCGCATCGTCACCGGCATGGTGCGCATGAACAAGGGCTTACCCATGGAGTTCCCCGCATGATGAATGACATCGTTGACAGTGACCCCAACTGCCTGTTCTGCAACATTGTGGCGGGCAAGATTCCATCCAAAGTGGTGTATCAGGACGATGAAATCTTTGTCTTCGATGACATCCATCCGTGGGCGCCGGTGCACTTTTTGATGATCCCCAAGCGGCACATTCCGTCCATGGCACATGTCGGATCCGAACAGGCAGCGCTGCTCGGGCACATGCTGGCGCTGGCGCCCCAACTGGCCTTGCAGCAAGGCTGTAATCCTTACCCACAGGGGGGGTTTCGCATCCTCTGCAACACTGGCGACGAGGGGCGCCAGGAGGTGCGACACCTGCATATCCACGTGATGGGCGGCGCGCGCCCATGGCTCAAGGGTTAATATTCAAAGCATTTCGCGCAGGCCGTACTTCGCCGACTAAAATTGGCTCAACTCGACAGGAGAAACTCATGGGATTTTCGACAACACATCTGCTTATTTTTTTGGTCATCATCATTGTGATTTTTGGTACCAAAAAGCTCCGCAACATCGGCTCGGATCTGGGCGGCGCGGTCAAGGGTTTCAAAGATGGCATGAAAGAGGGCTCGGACAAAGCCGCCGACGCACCGGCCGCTGCGCCGCAGCAGGTGGCCTCCAGCGCCACCGCGGCCAAAGAAACGATTGATGT contains these protein-coding regions:
- the hisC gene encoding histidinol-phosphate transaminase, producing MSALDAGRRPVIRPDVQSMHAYAIQDSTGMVKLDAMENPHRLPPALQQALGQRLGALALNRYPDARVNNLRQALAHYATMPEGFDLMLGNGSDELISLLALACAVPASSANGFKKASVLAPVPGFVMYALSAQLQGLDFHGVALTEDFELDEGAMLAAIKEHQPTLTYLAYPNNPTANLWNDAVIESVIEAAGAQGGLVVIDEAYQPFSSKSYIDRLARHHHVLLLRTLSKFGLAGIRLGYLMGRRELIAEIDKVRPPYNVSVLNCECALFALEHQEVFAAQALDLRAQRALLFEELAKLPGVHAYPSEANMLLVRVPDAQKTFEGMRLRKVLVKNVSTLHPLLANCLRLTVGTKDENQQMLAALRNCL
- the hisB gene encoding imidazoleglycerol-phosphate dehydratase HisB; the encoded protein is MSTPIALVPARTAEVTRNTAETRITVKVNLDGSGQSHLSTGIGFFDHMLDQIARHGLIDLDIQATGDLHIDGHHTVEDVGITLGQAVHQAVGDKKGIRRYGHAYVPLDEALSRVVIDFSGRPGLVMDVPFKSGMIGTFDAQLAHEFFQGFVNHAFVTLHIDNLKGENAHHQAETVFKAFARALRAALEFDPRALGQIPSTKGTL
- the hisH gene encoding imidazole glycerol phosphate synthase subunit HisH is translated as MNSVVTSVSGKTVAVVDYGMGNLRSVSQAVQAAAAGTGFQVIITAHPDEVRAAERVVLPGQGAMPDCMRELRESGLQASVLEAAAHKPLFGVCVGMQMLLDHSAEGDTPGLGLIHGEVLKFELADRLQPDGSRYKVPQMGWNQVWRNNHGGPPHPVWGDVPDGSYFYFVHSYYAQPSDARHSVGETDYGQRFSSAIARDNIFATQFHPEKSAEHGLALYRNFLHWNP
- the hisA gene encoding 1-(5-phosphoribosyl)-5-[(5-phosphoribosylamino)methylideneamino]imidazole-4-carboxamide isomerase, which translates into the protein MLLIPAIDLKDGHCVRLKQGDMDQSTTFSEEPFVMARNWVDKGARRLHLVDLNGAFAGHPKNELAIRKILKDVGSEVDVQLGGGIRDLDTIERYLDAGLRYVIIGTAAVKNPGFLQDACTAFGGHIIVGLDARDGKIATDGWSKLTRHDVVDLAKKFEDYGVESIIYTDISRDGMLSGINIEATVRLAQALTIPVIASGGLSGMADIEALCAVENEGIEGVICGRAIYSGDLDFEAAQERANELNG
- the hisF gene encoding imidazole glycerol phosphate synthase subunit HisF, translating into MLAKRIIPCLDVTGGRVVKGVNFVELRDAGDPVEIAARYNDQGADELTFLDITATSDGRDLILHIIEAVASQVFIPLTVGGGVRTVDDVRRLLNAGADKTSFNSAAIANPQVIRDASRKYGAQCIVVAIDAKRRLATDVGRLDANGQAVGEGWDVYSHGGRKNTGLDAVIWARLMAELGAGEILLTSMDRDGTKAGFDLALTRAVSDAVSVPVIASGGVGTLDHLADGIQIGGADAVLAASIFHYGEFTVAQAKAHMAARGIPVRI
- the hisI gene encoding phosphoribosyl-AMP cyclohydrolase — translated: MNWLDELKWDSQGLMPAIAQEQGSNDVLMLAWMNREALQKTAELGRAVYFSRSRNKLWFKGEESGHVQIVHEIRIDCDQDVILLKVTQTGHTPGIACHTGRHSCFYRVYENGEWKVTDPVLKDPQTIYK
- a CDS encoding phosphoribosyl-ATP diphosphatase, with protein sequence MTANTSTSDTLAHLARVIESRLPQNGGDPDTSYVARLLHKGPNAFLKKIGEEATEVVMAAKDADNGGDKTKVVYEVADLWFHCMIALAHYGLSPADVVVELDRRAGTSGIEEKAMRKVTAREDEQPGAAQ
- a CDS encoding DUF4870 family protein, which codes for MTQDYSNPDNNPDLDRAKLLELQSLNTIGTISYILHLIVAIGALIPGGQFGPVLLIVALVIDLVKRSDAEGTWHASHFSWRIRTVIIAALLYLVTAPLWLLFYIPGWIAWLVISAWFLYRIVTGMVRMNKGLPMEFPA
- a CDS encoding histidine triad nucleotide-binding protein, with the translated sequence MNDIVDSDPNCLFCNIVAGKIPSKVVYQDDEIFVFDDIHPWAPVHFLMIPKRHIPSMAHVGSEQAALLGHMLALAPQLALQQGCNPYPQGGFRILCNTGDEGRQEVRHLHIHVMGGARPWLKG
- the tatA gene encoding Sec-independent protein translocase subunit TatA → MGFSTTHLLIFLVIIIVIFGTKKLRNIGSDLGGAVKGFKDGMKEGSDKAADAPAAAPQQVASSATAAKETIDVEAKTKA